In Drosophila simulans strain w501 chromosome 3R, Prin_Dsim_3.1, whole genome shotgun sequence, a single window of DNA contains:
- the LOC6727306 gene encoding octopamine receptor Oamb isoform X1: MNETECEDLIKSVKWTEPANLISLAVLEFINVLVIGGNCLVIAAVFCSNKLRSVTNFFIVNLAVADLLVGLAVLPFSATWEVFKVWIFGDLWCRIWLAVDVWMCTASILNLCAISLDRYVAVTRPVTYPSIMSTKKAKSLIAGIWVLSFFICFPPLVGWKDQKAVIQPTYPKGNHTLYYTTTMSSSEDGQLGLDSIKDQGEASLPPSPPHIGNGNAYNPYDPDFAPIDGSAEIRIAAIDSTSTSTTATSTTTATSSSTTETEMDLDLLNAPPQNRPQTISGSCPWKCELTNDRGYVLYSALGSFYIPMFVMLFFYWRIYRAAVRTTRAINQGFKTTKGSKGIGSRFEEQRLTLRIHRGRGSNQQDSMHSNGSTQSTTTTLGTPSPERLSKYATRRLHHHDKIKISVSYPSSENISELAGHGEVGHERRQSGNALFAVHYNGTNGRESTESQLYRQQQQHGVASSCYLQVGKGLPELGRRQSNTSEAGGSGHSRPANKKMGRRNIKAQVKRFRMETKAAKTLAIIVGMFIFCWCPFFTMYIIRPFCQDCVDPLLFSVLFWLGYCNSAVNPMIYALFSKDFRFAFKRIICRCFCSRQSVSLKSSRRGSDMSAIRIRARTPSITPSAAAHSFGDESELHHSEMSNDPR; this comes from the exons ATGAATGAAACAGAGTGCGAGGATCTCATTAAATCTGTGAAATGGACGGAACCAGCCAATCTGATCTCCCTGGCCGTACTCGAGTTCATCAACGTTCTGGTCATCGGTGGCAACTGCCTCGTGATTGCCGCCGTCTTCTGTTCGAATAAGTTGCGGAGTGTGACGAACTTCTTCATTGTCAACCTGGCTGTAGCCGACCTTCTGGTGGGTTTGGCCGTCCTACCCTTCTCAGCCACTTGGGAGGTCTTCAAG GTTTGGATATTCGGCGATCTCTGGTGCCGCATTTGGCTGGCTGTCGATGTCTGGATGTGCACGGCATCGATCCTGAATCTGTGTGCCATATCACTGGACCGCTATGTGGCGGTCACGCGACCCGTCACCTACCCAAGCATAATGTCCACCAAGAAGGCCAAGTCCTTAATCGCCGGCATTTGGGTACtctcattttttatttgctttccgCCGCTAGTCGGCTGGAAGGATCAAAAG GCGGTTATACAGCCGACCTATCCAAAGGGAAACCATACGCTTTACTACACCACCACGATGTCAAGCTCGGAGGATGGTCAACTAGGGTTAGATAGCATTAAGGACCAGGGCGAGGCCTCCTTGCCTCCATCCCCGCCGCATATCGGCAACGGCAACGCCTACAATCCCTACGATCCCGATTTCGCCCCCATCGATGGATCCGCGGAGATTCGGATTGCGGCCATTGACTCGACCAGTACTTCAACAACCGCAACCAGCACGACGACAGCGACCAGCTCGAGTAccacggaaacggaaatggaccTCGATCTGCTGAACGCACCGCCGCAGAACAGACCCCAGACCATTTCCGGCAGCTGTCCGTGGAAGTGCGAGCTGACCAACGATCGGGGTTACGTCCTGTACTCCGCCCTGGGCTCCTTCTACATACCCATGTTCGTGATGCTCTTCTTCTACTGGCGCATCTACCGGGCTGCCGTGAGAACCACGAGGGCCATTAACCAGGGCTTCAAGACCACCAAGG GTTCCAAGGGCATCGGTTCGCGCTTCGAGGAGCAACGCCTCACATTGCGCATCCATCGAGGACGAGGATCCAACCAGCAGGACTCTATGCACAGCAACGGGAGCACCCagagcaccaccaccacactAGGCACCCCCTCCCCGGAGAGATTGTCCAAGTACGCCACCAGGCGACTGCACCACCACGACAAGATCAAGATCTCGGTGTCCTACCCCTCCAGCGAAAACATCAGCGAGCTTGCCGGACACGGGGAGGTGGGTCACGAGCGGCGGCAATCGGGGAACGCACTGTTCGCCGTCCACTACAACGGCACCAATGGGCGGGAGTCCACGGAATCGCAGCTCTaccgacagcagcagcagcacggcGTGGCCAGCTCATGCTACCTGCAGGTGGGCAAGGGTCTGCCGGAGTTGGGCAGGCGGCAGAGCAATACCAGCGAGGCTGGAGGATCGGGACACTCGCGTCCGGCCAACAAGAAGATGGGCAGGCGCAACATCAAGGCGCAGGTGAAGCGCTTCCGCATGGAGACCAAGGCGGCCAAAACACTGGCCATCATCGTGGGCATGTTCATCTTCTGCTGGTGCCCCTTCTTCACCATGTACATCATCCGGCCGTTCTGCCAGGACTGCGTCGATCCGCTCCTCTTTTCGGTGCTCTTTTGGCTTGGCTACTGCAACTCCGCCGTGAACCCCATGATCTACGCCCTGTTCTCAAAGGACTTCCGTTTCGCCTTCAAGCGGATTATCTGCAGGTGCTTCTGCTCCCGCCAGTCCGTCTCCCTGAAGAGCTCCCGCCGCGGATCTGACATGTCGGCCATTCGGATTCGAGCCCGAACGCCCAGCATAACGCCCAGTGCTGCGGCCCACAGTTTCGGAGACGAGAGTGAGCTGCACCATTCCGAGATGAGCAACGACCCCAGGTGA
- the LOC6727306 gene encoding octopamine receptor Oamb isoform X2 → MNETECEDLIKSVKWTEPANLISLAVLEFINVLVIGGNCLVIAAVFCSNKLRSVTNFFIVNLAVADLLVGLAVLPFSATWEVFKVWIFGDLWCRIWLAVDVWMCTASILNLCAISLDRYVAVTRPVTYPSIMSTKKAKSLIAGIWVLSFFICFPPLVGWKDQKAVIQPTYPKGNHTLYYTTTMSSSEDGQLGLDSIKDQGEASLPPSPPHIGNGNAYNPYDPDFAPIDGSAEIRIAAIDSTSTSTTATSTTTATSSSTTETEMDLDLLNAPPQNRPQTISGSCPWKCELTNDRGYVLYSALGSFYIPMFVMLFFYWRIYRAAVRTTRAINQGFKTTKGSPRESGNNRVDESQLILRIHRGRPCSTPQRTPLSVHSMSSTLSVNSNGGGGGAVASGLGASTEDHLQGGAPKRATSMRVCRQRHEKVAIKVSFPSSENVLDAGQQPQASPHYAVISSANGRRASFKTSLFDIGETTFNLDAAASGPGDLETGLSTTSLSAKKRAGKRSAKFQVKRFRMETKAAKTLAIIVGGFIVCWLPFFTMYLIRAFCDHCIQPTVFSVLFWLGYCNSAINPMIYALFSNEFRIAFKRIVCRCVCTRSGFRASENFQMIAARALMAPATFHKTISGCSDDGEGVDFS, encoded by the exons ATGAATGAAACAGAGTGCGAGGATCTCATTAAATCTGTGAAATGGACGGAACCAGCCAATCTGATCTCCCTGGCCGTACTCGAGTTCATCAACGTTCTGGTCATCGGTGGCAACTGCCTCGTGATTGCCGCCGTCTTCTGTTCGAATAAGTTGCGGAGTGTGACGAACTTCTTCATTGTCAACCTGGCTGTAGCCGACCTTCTGGTGGGTTTGGCCGTCCTACCCTTCTCAGCCACTTGGGAGGTCTTCAAG GTTTGGATATTCGGCGATCTCTGGTGCCGCATTTGGCTGGCTGTCGATGTCTGGATGTGCACGGCATCGATCCTGAATCTGTGTGCCATATCACTGGACCGCTATGTGGCGGTCACGCGACCCGTCACCTACCCAAGCATAATGTCCACCAAGAAGGCCAAGTCCTTAATCGCCGGCATTTGGGTACtctcattttttatttgctttccgCCGCTAGTCGGCTGGAAGGATCAAAAG GCGGTTATACAGCCGACCTATCCAAAGGGAAACCATACGCTTTACTACACCACCACGATGTCAAGCTCGGAGGATGGTCAACTAGGGTTAGATAGCATTAAGGACCAGGGCGAGGCCTCCTTGCCTCCATCCCCGCCGCATATCGGCAACGGCAACGCCTACAATCCCTACGATCCCGATTTCGCCCCCATCGATGGATCCGCGGAGATTCGGATTGCGGCCATTGACTCGACCAGTACTTCAACAACCGCAACCAGCACGACGACAGCGACCAGCTCGAGTAccacggaaacggaaatggaccTCGATCTGCTGAACGCACCGCCGCAGAACAGACCCCAGACCATTTCCGGCAGCTGTCCGTGGAAGTGCGAGCTGACCAACGATCGGGGTTACGTCCTGTACTCCGCCCTGGGCTCCTTCTACATACCCATGTTCGTGATGCTCTTCTTCTACTGGCGCATCTACCGGGCTGCCGTGAGAACCACGAGGGCCATTAACCAGGGCTTCAAGACCACCAAGG GCAGTCCCCGCGAGTCGGGCAACAATCGAGTGGACGAGTCCCAGCTCATATTGCGCATCCACCGAGGACGACCTTGCTCCACCCCCCAGCGCACACCTCTCTCGGTGCACTCAATGTCCTCGACTCTCAGCGTGAACAGCAACGGAGGCGGGGGTGGAGCCGTGGCCTCGGGACTGGGTGCCTCCACCGAGGATCACCTTCAGGGAGGCGCCCCCAAGCGGGCCACTTCGATGCGCGTCTGCCGCCAGCGACACGAGAAGGTGGCCATCAAGGTGTCCTTTCCCTCCTCCGAGAATGTCCTCGACGCAGGACAGCAGCCACAGGCGTCGCCACACTACGCGGTAATCAGCAGCGCCAACGGACGACGTGCCTCCTTCAAGACGAGCCTCTTCGACATTGGCGAGACCACCTTTAATTTGGACGCAGCTGCGTCCGGTCCCGGAGACCTAGAGACCGGACTCTCGACCACCTCGCTGTCGGCCAAGAAGCGGGCAGGCAAGCGCAGCGCCAAGTTCCAGGTGAAGCGCTTTCGAATGGAGACCAAGGCAGCCAAGACGCTGGCCATCATTGTGGGCGGCTTCATCGTGTGCTGGCTGCCCTTCTTCACGATGTATCTGATCCGGGCCTTCTGCGACCACTGCATACAGCCGACGGTCTTCTCGGTGCTCTTCTGGCTGGGCTACTGCAACTCGGCCATCAATCCGATGATCTATGCGCTCTTCTCGAATGAGTTTCGCATCGCCTTCAAGCGGATAGTGTGCAGATGCGTCTGCACCCGCAGTGGATTCCGGGCGTCGGAGAATTTCCAGATGATAGCGGCGCGTGCCCTGATGGCACCGGCAACATTCCACAAGACCATATCCGGATGCTCGGACGACGGCGAGGGCGTGGACTTCAGCTGA